Proteins encoded by one window of Cylindrospermum stagnale PCC 7417:
- a CDS encoding histidine phosphatase family protein encodes MTRVIIVRHGQSTYNTEKRIQGRTDVSRLTEKGCNDARKVGRAVSNIVFNAIYCSPLQRAKKTAEIIHSELAEQSAVPQTNDQLLEIDLPLWAEMLSADVKQKFADDYRVWQEHPDKLGMLINDAEGTREHFPVLAVYAQARQFWQEILARHPKETILIVGHNGINRALISTALGISPGRYHSIQQSNCGVTVLNFAGGLDEPVQLESMNQTQHMGETLPTLRPGHQGIRLLLVRHGETEWNRQGKFQGQIDVPLNDNGRQQAAKAGEFLQDVAIDFAVSSTMLRPKETAEIILKQHPSVKLELLDGLREISHGLWEGKFEAEIEQEFPGELERWRTEPAVVQMPEGENLQQVWERSVAAWQSIVQAALENQPQTGLVVAHDATNKTLLCYLLGLSPDNFWNFRQGNGAVSVIDYPLGLNGLPVLQAMNITTHLSGGILDKTAAGAL; translated from the coding sequence ATGACACGAGTCATCATTGTGCGCCACGGTCAGAGTACCTATAATACAGAGAAGCGCATCCAAGGGCGCACAGATGTATCAAGATTAACAGAAAAAGGTTGTAACGACGCCAGAAAAGTAGGCAGAGCTGTTAGTAATATTGTATTTAACGCCATTTACTGTAGTCCTCTACAGCGAGCAAAAAAGACAGCAGAGATCATTCACAGCGAATTAGCAGAACAGTCTGCCGTTCCGCAAACGAATGACCAACTGCTAGAAATTGACTTACCTTTGTGGGCAGAAATGCTTTCAGCAGATGTCAAGCAGAAATTTGCCGACGACTATCGCGTCTGGCAAGAACACCCTGATAAACTGGGGATGCTCATTAACGATGCTGAGGGTACAAGAGAACATTTTCCTGTTTTGGCTGTGTACGCCCAAGCGCGGCAGTTTTGGCAAGAAATTTTAGCCCGTCATCCGAAAGAAACTATTCTCATAGTTGGACATAACGGCATTAATCGCGCCCTGATTAGCACAGCACTGGGTATTTCCCCAGGTCGCTATCATTCGATACAGCAATCTAACTGTGGTGTCACCGTCCTGAATTTTGCTGGGGGGTTGGATGAACCAGTCCAACTGGAATCGATGAATCAGACGCAACACATGGGAGAAACTTTACCGACATTGCGGCCAGGTCATCAGGGAATTAGATTGTTGCTGGTACGTCACGGAGAAACCGAGTGGAATCGCCAAGGCAAGTTTCAAGGACAAATTGACGTTCCCCTGAATGATAACGGGAGACAACAGGCAGCTAAAGCCGGGGAATTTCTCCAAGATGTAGCAATTGATTTTGCTGTCAGCAGTACAATGTTGCGTCCTAAAGAAACGGCAGAGATTATCCTCAAACAACATCCTAGTGTGAAGTTGGAATTGCTTGATGGTTTAAGGGAAATTAGCCACGGACTCTGGGAAGGAAAATTTGAAGCAGAAATAGAGCAAGAGTTTCCGGGAGAGTTGGAACGCTGGCGGACAGAACCCGCAGTAGTGCAAATGCCTGAAGGGGAAAATTTGCAACAGGTATGGGAACGCAGTGTCGCCGCTTGGCAGTCAATAGTACAAGCAGCATTAGAAAATCAACCCCAAACCGGCTTAGTAGTAGCACACGACGCCACTAATAAAACCTTGCTTTGTTATCTTCTGGGTTTATCGCCAGATAATTTCTGGAATTTCCGCCAGGGTAATGGCGCAGTTAGCGTTATCGACTACCCCTTGGGACTAAATGGTTTACCAGTGCTCCAAGCGATGAACATTACTACTCATTTGAGTGGCGGTATTTTGGATAAAACGGCTGCTGGGGCATTGTAG
- a CDS encoding fasciclin domain-containing protein → MNIHYLTQLAKKLAVITGIITVNAFLSIPLMAQSPPDTTPPDRTPATPATTGTGNLIEVANANPSFSTLVRAVQAAGLADTLAKGNYTIFAPTNQAFNESLPPGAVNLLLQPDNKDLLRQILSYHVISGKVTANELKTGTVKTLGGGVAVRVTGNKVIVNDASVIQPDIQASNGVIHAVNRVILSPKLRDALNSKLGTPQPTQTPQ, encoded by the coding sequence ATGAACATTCATTATCTGACTCAATTAGCCAAAAAACTGGCTGTGATCACTGGAATTATCACCGTGAATGCTTTCCTCAGCATTCCTCTAATGGCTCAAAGTCCACCTGATACTACCCCACCCGACAGAACTCCAGCGACACCCGCGACTACTGGTACAGGAAACCTGATCGAAGTAGCAAATGCTAATCCTTCTTTTAGCACCTTGGTGCGAGCTGTACAAGCAGCTGGACTTGCTGACACCCTTGCTAAAGGTAACTACACTATTTTTGCCCCTACAAATCAAGCCTTCAACGAATCCTTACCTCCAGGTGCAGTAAATTTACTCCTCCAACCAGACAATAAGGATCTGTTACGCCAAATTCTCAGCTATCATGTCATATCTGGTAAAGTAACTGCTAATGAATTAAAAACTGGTACAGTAAAAACTCTTGGCGGTGGTGTTGCTGTGCGTGTGACAGGAAATAAGGTAATTGTGAATGATGCCAGCGTCATCCAACCAGATATTCAAGCCAGCAATGGAGTGATTCACGCAGTTAATCGTGTAATCCTTAGCCCAAAGTTACGCGATGCTCTCAACTCTAAGTTAGGTACACCACAGCCAACTCAAACTCCGCAATAA